A stretch of the Staphylococcus sp. NRL 16/872 genome encodes the following:
- a CDS encoding aminoacyltransferase, giving the protein MKFTELTVKEYENFVQNPSLESHYFQVKENIQTRENDGFEVVLLGVKDESNKVIAASLFSKIPTMGSYVYYSNRGPVMDYSDLGLVDFYLRGLEKYLHQHQCLYVKLDPYWIYQIYDKDINPIEGREKNDALVNLFKSHGYEHHGFTTKYDTSSQVRWMGVDYLKGETPASLKKQFDSQRKRNINKAINYGVKVRFLKRDEFHIFLDLYRETEARTGFVSKTDEYFYNFIDTYGDKVLVPLAYIDLDEYIKTLQESLSDKESRRDQMMAKENKNDKQLKKIAELDKQIEHDQKELLNASELRQTDGQILNLASGVYFANAYEVNYFSGGSSEKYNNYMGPYMMHWHMMNYCFDHGYDRYNFYGLSGDFTENSEDYGVYRFKRGFNVHIEELIGDFYKPINKVKYWLFTTLDRIRKKVKK; this is encoded by the coding sequence ATGAAATTTACAGAGTTAACAGTTAAAGAATATGAAAACTTTGTACAAAACCCATCATTAGAAAGCCATTACTTCCAAGTTAAAGAAAATATTCAAACGCGTGAAAATGATGGTTTTGAAGTTGTGCTATTAGGTGTTAAAGATGAAAGCAATAAAGTAATTGCAGCTAGTCTTTTTTCTAAAATTCCGACTATGGGTAGTTATGTTTATTATTCAAATCGTGGACCAGTAATGGATTATTCTGATTTAGGTCTCGTCGATTTTTACTTACGTGGACTTGAAAAATATCTACATCAACATCAATGTTTATACGTGAAATTAGACCCTTATTGGATTTATCAAATATATGATAAAGATATTAATCCAATTGAAGGACGAGAAAAAAATGATGCGTTAGTTAACTTATTTAAATCTCATGGTTATGAGCATCATGGATTCACTACTAAATATGATACTTCAAGCCAAGTGAGATGGATGGGCGTAGATTATCTAAAAGGTGAAACACCTGCTTCACTTAAAAAACAATTTGATAGTCAACGTAAGAGAAATATAAATAAAGCGATAAACTATGGAGTAAAAGTTAGATTCTTAAAAAGAGATGAATTTCACATCTTCTTAGATTTATATCGTGAAACTGAAGCAAGAACGGGATTTGTATCTAAAACGGATGAATATTTCTATAACTTTATTGATACATATGGGGATAAGGTTCTTGTTCCACTTGCATATATTGACCTTGATGAGTATATTAAAACATTACAAGAATCACTTAGTGACAAAGAGTCTCGTCGTGATCAAATGATGGCAAAAGAAAATAAAAATGATAAACAACTTAAAAAGATTGCCGAATTAGATAAACAAATAGAACATGACCAAAAAGAGCTCTTAAATGCGAGCGAATTACGCCAAACAGATGGTCAAATTTTAAACTTAGCTTCTGGTGTATACTTTGCAAATGCCTACGAGGTTAATTACTTCTCTGGAGGATCATCAGAAAAATATAATAATTATATGGGCCCATACATGATGCATTGGCATATGATGAATTATTGCTTTGATCATGGTTATGATCGATATAATTTCTATGGTTTATCTGGTGATTTCACTGAAAACAGTGAGGATTATGGTGTTTATCGCTTTAAACGAGGATTCAACGTACATATTGAAGAGTTAATAGGAGATTTTTATAAACCAATAAATAAAGTGAAGTATTGGTTATTTACGACACTTGATCGTATACGTAAGAAAGTTAAAAAATAA
- a CDS encoding aminoacyltransferase has protein sequence MKFTNLTATEFGEFTDKMPYSHFTQMTENYELKVAEKTETHLVGIKNNDNEVIAACLLTAVPVMKFFKYFYSNRGPVIDYENKELVHFFFHELDKYLKQHNCLYVRIDPYLPYQYRNHEGEITGNAGNDWFFDKMKHLGYEHEGFTTGFDPILQIRFHSVLDLKDKTAKDVLNGMDSLRKRNTKKVQKNGVKVRFLTEEELPIFRSFMEDTSETKDFADREDTFYYHRYKHFKDRVLVPLAYMKFDEYLEELQSERETLTKDLNKALKDIEKRPENKKAYNKKANLEQQLDANQQKIDEAAKLQSEHGNELPISAGFFFINPFEVVYYAGGTSNKYRHFAGSYAVQWKMINYALEHGINRYNFYGISGHFTEDAEDAGVVKFKKGFNADVIEYVGDFVKPINKPMYSVYRTLKKLKK, from the coding sequence ATGAAGTTTACAAATTTAACAGCTACAGAGTTTGGCGAATTTACAGATAAAATGCCATACAGCCACTTTACGCAAATGACTGAAAACTATGAATTAAAAGTTGCGGAAAAAACTGAAACTCATTTAGTTGGAATTAAAAATAACGATAATGAAGTAATTGCTGCATGCTTGTTAACGGCTGTGCCAGTAATGAAATTCTTTAAATACTTTTATAGTAACCGTGGTCCAGTTATTGACTATGAAAATAAAGAACTTGTTCACTTTTTCTTTCATGAATTAGATAAATATTTAAAACAACATAATTGTTTATATGTGCGTATAGACCCATATTTACCATATCAATATCGCAATCATGAAGGTGAAATAACTGGAAATGCTGGTAATGATTGGTTCTTCGACAAAATGAAACATTTGGGTTATGAACATGAAGGCTTTACAACAGGATTTGATCCTATTTTACAAATACGTTTCCATTCGGTTTTAGATTTAAAAGACAAAACGGCTAAAGATGTACTTAATGGTATGGATAGTTTACGTAAAAGAAATACTAAAAAAGTGCAAAAAAATGGTGTGAAAGTTAGATTCTTAACTGAAGAAGAATTACCCATTTTCAGATCGTTTATGGAAGACACAAGTGAAACAAAAGACTTTGCTGATAGAGAAGATACGTTCTATTATCATAGATATAAACACTTTAAAGATAGAGTGTTAGTGCCGTTAGCGTATATGAAGTTCGATGAGTACTTAGAAGAGCTACAAAGTGAACGTGAAACATTAACAAAAGATTTAAATAAAGCATTAAAAGATATCGAGAAACGTCCTGAGAATAAAAAAGCATATAATAAAAAAGCTAATCTTGAACAGCAATTAGATGCTAATCAACAAAAAATTGACGAAGCTGCTAAATTGCAAAGTGAACATGGCAATGAATTACCTATTTCTGCAGGCTTCTTCTTTATTAATCCATTTGAAGTAGTTTATTACGCAGGTGGTACGTCCAATAAGTATAGACATTTTGCTGGGAGTTATGCAGTCCAATGGAAAATGATTAATTACGCTTTAGAACATGGAATTAATAGATATAATTTCTATGGTATTAGTGGTCACTTTACTGAAGATGCTGAAGATGCAGGTGTTGTAAAGTTCAAAAAGGGATTCAATGCTGATGTAATTGAATATGTCGGAGATTTTGTGAAACCTATAAATAAACCAATGTATTCAGTATACAGAACTTTAAAAAAGCTCAAAAAATAG
- the trpA gene encoding tryptophan synthase subunit alpha: MSKLFIPYVMGNKDFIKNIKVLDENGADIIEIGVPFSDPVADGPVIMDAGNKAIKEGITIDFIFNELVSHQHEINCKYVLMTYYNIIVSYGEEAFFKECEKVGVYGVIIPDLPFELAEALKRRVSQYSVKIISLIAMTASEERIKMIAQHAEGFIYTVTMNATTGEDGTFHPELKEKLKRIKELTDIPVVAGFGIRTPEHVSNIIEVADGVVIGSEIVSRFENEHPFEMGKYLVSIKEALNK, encoded by the coding sequence ATGAGTAAATTATTTATACCATATGTTATGGGTAACAAAGATTTCATAAAAAATATTAAAGTATTAGATGAAAATGGGGCTGATATCATTGAAATTGGTGTGCCGTTTTCAGATCCTGTGGCAGATGGACCTGTGATAATGGACGCAGGAAATAAAGCGATTAAAGAGGGCATAACGATTGACTTTATATTTAATGAATTAGTTTCACATCAACATGAGATAAATTGTAAATATGTACTTATGACATATTACAATATTATTGTTTCATATGGGGAAGAAGCCTTTTTCAAAGAATGTGAAAAAGTAGGAGTTTATGGCGTTATAATTCCAGATTTACCATTTGAATTAGCTGAAGCATTGAAAAGAAGAGTTAGTCAATACTCGGTGAAAATCATTTCACTAATAGCAATGACCGCTTCAGAAGAACGAATTAAAATGATTGCTCAACATGCAGAAGGATTTATTTATACGGTAACAATGAATGCTACAACTGGCGAAGATGGAACTTTCCACCCTGAATTGAAAGAGAAATTAAAAAGAATTAAAGAACTTACTGATATACCCGTAGTTGCAGGATTTGGCATTAGAACACCAGAACATGTTTCTAACATAATAGAAGTAGCTGACGGCGTTGTTATCGGTAGTGAAATTGTTAGTAGATTTGAAAACGAGCATCCATTTGAAATGGGAAAATATTTAGTGTCAATAAAAGAGGCATTAAATAAATAG
- the trpB gene encoding tryptophan synthase subunit beta → MKNIQTEADELGFFGEYGGQYVPETLMPAVIELKKEYAKAKQDPHFQKEIAYYLKEYVGRETPLTYAKSYTETLGGAKIYLKREDLNHTGAHKINNAIGQALLAKRMGKNKLVAETGAGQHGVASATVAALFDMELIVFMGREDIKRQQLNVFRMELLGAKVEAVDDGQGTLSDAVNKALQYWVSHVDDTHYLLGSALGPDPFPTMVRDFQSVIGKEIKTQILEKESRLPDAVVACVGGGSNAIGTFYPFIQDDVKLYGVEAAGKGFNTNKHALAIGKGRPGVLHGSKMYLIQDDNGQIELAHSISAGLDYPGIGPEHSYYHDIGRVKYECASDQEAMEALIRFSRIEGIIPAIESAHALSYVEKLAPTMKRDEIIVVTISGRGDKDMETIRQYTNERGGINE, encoded by the coding sequence ATGAAGAACATCCAAACGGAAGCTGATGAATTAGGATTCTTTGGTGAATATGGAGGACAGTATGTTCCAGAAACATTAATGCCAGCTGTTATTGAATTAAAGAAAGAATATGCGAAAGCCAAACAAGATCCTCATTTTCAAAAAGAAATAGCATATTACTTAAAAGAATATGTTGGTAGAGAAACGCCTTTAACATATGCAAAATCTTATACGGAAACATTAGGAGGCGCCAAGATTTATCTCAAACGGGAAGACTTAAATCATACGGGCGCGCATAAAATCAATAATGCCATTGGACAAGCTTTATTAGCGAAACGCATGGGGAAAAATAAATTGGTTGCTGAAACAGGTGCGGGCCAACATGGCGTAGCTAGTGCAACGGTAGCAGCACTGTTTGATATGGAACTGATCGTATTTATGGGAAGAGAAGATATTAAAAGACAACAACTGAACGTCTTTCGCATGGAATTATTGGGCGCTAAAGTCGAAGCAGTAGATGACGGACAAGGTACATTGTCAGATGCAGTGAATAAAGCATTACAATATTGGGTAAGTCATGTCGACGATACACATTATTTACTAGGTTCAGCACTTGGACCGGATCCATTTCCGACAATGGTTCGCGACTTCCAAAGCGTCATTGGTAAAGAGATTAAGACACAAATATTAGAAAAAGAAAGTCGCTTACCAGATGCAGTAGTAGCATGCGTCGGCGGTGGATCAAATGCAATAGGAACATTCTACCCATTTATACAAGATGACGTTAAATTATATGGCGTTGAAGCAGCCGGTAAAGGTTTTAATACTAATAAGCATGCACTTGCTATTGGAAAAGGGCGACCAGGCGTACTTCATGGTTCGAAAATGTATTTAATTCAAGATGATAATGGACAAATAGAATTAGCACATTCCATATCAGCAGGACTGGATTATCCTGGAATAGGACCAGAGCATTCCTACTATCACGACATAGGAAGAGTAAAATACGAGTGTGCAAGTGATCAAGAGGCAATGGAAGCACTCATCCGCTTCAGTAGAATTGAAGGGATTATCCCAGCAATTGAAAGTGCCCATGCATTAAGTTACGTAGAAAAATTAGCGCCTACCATGAAGAGGGATGAAATTATTGTGGTTACAATATCTGGACGTGGTGATAAGGATATGGAAACTATTCGACAATATACTAATGAAAGAGGTGGTATAAATGAGTAA
- a CDS encoding phosphoribosylanthranilate isomerase, producing MILKFCGFKTIKDVAKVKSLNIDMIGFIHFPKSKRHVDMQQLNKFMHNIPRNIEKVVVVVNPTFKEIQNLITNTPLDCIQFHGNEPIELIKKTKENFKNIKIIKALPATDNIAKSIKLYENCTDLLIIDTPSEQYGGTGRKFNWKLLNNIQTSTPYLIAGGLDLESIQQLEQLNLKHAGYDISSGIESNHDKDLTKMSKIVNLVKGDLNYEEHPNGS from the coding sequence ATGATACTTAAGTTTTGTGGATTTAAAACAATAAAAGATGTAGCAAAAGTTAAGTCATTAAATATCGACATGATTGGGTTTATACATTTTCCTAAAAGTAAGCGTCACGTGGATATGCAACAATTAAATAAATTTATGCACAATATTCCTCGAAATATTGAAAAAGTCGTTGTAGTAGTAAATCCAACTTTTAAAGAAATTCAAAACTTAATAACGAATACACCGCTTGACTGTATCCAGTTTCATGGCAATGAACCAATCGAATTAATCAAAAAGACTAAAGAGAATTTCAAGAATATTAAGATAATTAAAGCCCTTCCTGCCACAGACAATATTGCTAAATCAATAAAATTATACGAAAACTGTACTGACTTATTAATTATAGATACACCTTCAGAACAATATGGAGGCACAGGACGAAAATTTAATTGGAAACTACTAAACAATATTCAAACGTCGACGCCTTATTTAATCGCTGGAGGATTAGATTTAGAAAGTATTCAACAACTCGAACAATTAAATTTAAAGCATGCGGGTTACGACATTTCTAGTGGCATTGAAAGTAATCACGACAAAGACTTAACTAAAATGAGTAAAATCGTAAATCTTGTGAAAGGGGATTTAAACTATGAAGAACATCCAAACGGAAGCTGA
- the trpC gene encoding indole-3-glycerol phosphate synthase TrpC, giving the protein MTILDEIVEYKEQLLNKGYYDEKLTTLENIDVSHKSKLVESLKTNSRLNIIAEIKLKSPSVSAFHERNLVQQVKDYEKYGANAISILTDEQYFGGSFERLQELTLQTNLPVLCKDFIIHPLQIDVAKKAGASLVLLIVNILTDNQLCELYTYASNLELEVLVEVHDEAELERTYQLNPEIIGVNNRDLKTFITRVAHTNQILRNKKQGYYYISESGINTKKDVENIIQSGIDGLLIGGALMNCHDLSSFLPSLKLPKVKHT; this is encoded by the coding sequence ATGACTATTTTAGATGAAATTGTAGAGTATAAGGAACAATTACTAAATAAAGGATATTACGATGAAAAATTAACTACACTTGAAAATATAGATGTCTCACATAAATCGAAATTAGTTGAAAGTTTGAAAACGAATTCTAGATTAAATATTATTGCAGAAATTAAATTGAAAAGTCCGTCTGTATCTGCATTTCATGAACGTAATTTAGTACAACAAGTAAAAGATTACGAAAAGTATGGGGCCAATGCGATTTCCATTTTGACTGATGAGCAATATTTTGGTGGTAGCTTTGAACGTTTACAGGAACTTACACTACAAACTAACTTACCTGTATTGTGTAAAGATTTTATTATCCATCCGCTTCAAATTGACGTAGCTAAAAAAGCTGGTGCAAGTCTCGTTTTGTTAATAGTCAATATTCTAACCGATAATCAATTGTGTGAATTATACACTTATGCAAGCAATTTAGAATTAGAAGTGTTAGTGGAAGTTCATGACGAAGCCGAATTAGAAAGAACCTATCAATTAAACCCAGAAATAATAGGCGTAAATAATAGAGACTTAAAAACATTTATTACACGTGTAGCACATACAAATCAAATATTACGTAATAAAAAACAAGGATATTATTATATTTCAGAAAGTGGCATTAATACGAAAAAAGATGTAGAAAATATTATTCAAAGTGGGATTGATGGTTTATTAATAGGTGGGGCATTAATGAATTGTCATGATTTATCTAGCTTTTTACCATCTCTAAAATTGCCAAAGGTTAAACACACATGA
- the trpD gene encoding anthranilate phosphoribosyltransferase, which yields MKLLEHINNQTVLTQEQATEFIDTLINQDIRFEEKVELLEAFSRKNLHQQELTYIVESLIHTMYPTQPTFDGSICVCGTGGDKSNSFNISTTASFIVASAGVSVIKHGNKSITSNSGSTDLLQELGISTTDVTDVSAQVKNKGLAFISAMESYPIMKYIQPVRKAISTPTIFNLVGPLINPFKLTYQVMGVYDASKLEMIAQTLKDLGRRKAIVVHGANGMDEATLSGDNEIYELQEDGSIHHYRINAKDLGLRNADNSELKGGTPQINKQITLNILNNQDHSVKRDVVVLNAALALYVTEKVETIKAGVKLAQHLIDSGQAMKQYLLMGGC from the coding sequence ATGAAACTATTGGAACACATTAATAATCAAACTGTTTTGACACAAGAACAAGCGACAGAATTTATCGATACCTTAATTAATCAAGATATTAGATTTGAAGAAAAGGTTGAATTACTTGAAGCATTTTCAAGAAAAAACCTTCATCAACAAGAGCTAACTTATATTGTAGAAAGTCTAATTCATACCATGTATCCTACGCAACCAACCTTTGACGGAAGTATTTGTGTATGTGGAACGGGAGGCGACAAATCTAATAGTTTCAATATTTCAACGACCGCTTCATTTATCGTAGCGAGTGCTGGCGTGTCAGTCATAAAGCATGGTAATAAAAGTATTACTTCAAATTCGGGTAGCACAGATTTATTACAAGAATTAGGTATTTCAACGACTGATGTAACTGATGTGTCGGCGCAAGTGAAAAATAAAGGACTAGCGTTTATAAGTGCGATGGAATCTTATCCAATCATGAAATACATTCAACCAGTTAGAAAAGCAATCAGTACACCTACGATTTTTAACTTAGTAGGACCTCTGATTAATCCATTTAAACTCACTTATCAAGTCATGGGCGTCTATGATGCATCTAAATTAGAAATGATTGCTCAGACATTAAAAGATTTAGGACGACGTAAAGCAATAGTTGTACATGGTGCAAATGGAATGGATGAGGCTACTCTCTCAGGTGACAATGAAATTTATGAATTACAAGAAGATGGTTCTATTCATCATTATCGTATAAACGCTAAAGATTTAGGTTTGAGAAATGCAGATAATAGCGAATTAAAAGGTGGAACACCTCAAATTAATAAACAAATCACTTTGAATATTTTAAACAATCAAGATCACTCTGTTAAACGTGATGTAGTCGTTTTAAATGCTGCACTTGCACTTTATGTTACTGAAAAGGTTGAAACAATTAAGGCAGGAGTGAAGTTAGCTCAACATCTTATCGATAGTGGCCAAGCTATGAAACAGTATTTATTAATGGGAGGGTGTTGA
- a CDS encoding aminodeoxychorismate/anthranilate synthase component II produces the protein MILIIDNYDSFTYNLVDIVKQLDKVIVKYPDDKDVLDYGDQISGVIISPGPGHPLDNDCLINAIETYKHLPILGVCLGAQALTCYYGGKVVQGAKVMHGKVDTMKVCSPTLLYQDLPTEFKVMRYHSLISDEKSFPSNLTITGKTADSIQSFEDNHHLHFGIQYHPESFATDYGEEIITHFIHLVNERNNLDETIGTH, from the coding sequence ATGATACTAATTATTGATAATTATGATTCATTTACTTACAACTTAGTAGATATAGTAAAGCAGCTAGATAAAGTGATAGTTAAATATCCAGATGACAAGGATGTGTTAGATTATGGTGATCAAATTAGCGGCGTCATCATTTCTCCTGGGCCTGGCCATCCACTCGATAATGATTGTTTAATCAATGCTATTGAGACATATAAACATTTACCAATCTTAGGTGTGTGTTTAGGTGCTCAAGCACTCACTTGTTATTATGGCGGTAAGGTGGTTCAAGGCGCAAAAGTTATGCACGGCAAAGTAGATACAATGAAAGTATGTAGTCCAACGCTTCTATATCAAGATTTACCGACTGAATTTAAAGTTATGCGTTATCACTCATTGATAAGTGATGAAAAATCATTTCCTTCAAATTTAACGATTACGGGTAAGACAGCAGACAGTATTCAATCATTTGAAGATAACCATCATCTTCACTTTGGTATTCAATATCATCCGGAGTCTTTCGCTACTGACTACGGAGAAGAAATTATTACTCACTTTATACATCTTGTGAATGAAAGGAACAACTTAGATGAAACTATTGGAACACATTAA
- a CDS encoding anthranilate synthase component I translates to MEIYYEVIRANITPEVLGQLKEQKIILESTSQQELKGRYSIVAFDYYGTVTLTDERLEIKTKRQNQIITTEPYNYLKTYINQFNIKVDDDLLKQLPFISGFIGTCSFDLVRHEFPILQRKKIEAKKEHNDVQLYMIEDVYVFDHYRDELYVISTNQFSEVKKEELKTRVKKRIEKLSSIKVYEQKVIAPPKRTNITANITDNDFIKNVKYLKQLIKEGDMFQVVPSRIYHYQHHFGENKYQLSYQLYQNLKRRNPSPYMYFINMGGPIIVGSSPESFVKVHDSEVITNPIAGTIKRGKTVEEDEHNASQLIADEKEISEHSMLVDLGRNDIHRVSNTGTSKITKLMEIEKYEHVMHIVSEVRGEIKKELSPMTVIANLLPTGTVSGAPKLRAIQRIYEVYPHKRGIYSGGIGYINCNQNLDFALAIRTMFIDDTTVQVEAGCGVVYDSIPEKELEETRLKAKSLLEVSP, encoded by the coding sequence ATGGAAATATATTATGAGGTGATAAGAGCTAACATCACTCCAGAGGTTCTAGGGCAACTAAAAGAACAAAAGATAATATTAGAAAGTACAAGTCAACAAGAACTAAAAGGCAGGTATTCAATTGTTGCATTTGATTATTATGGGACAGTAACTTTGACAGATGAAAGGTTAGAAATTAAAACTAAACGTCAAAATCAAATCATCACGACGGAACCCTATAATTATCTAAAAACCTATATCAACCAGTTTAATATTAAGGTTGATGATGATTTGCTGAAGCAATTGCCATTTATTTCAGGATTTATCGGTACGTGTAGTTTTGATTTGGTCAGACATGAATTTCCTATATTACAGCGAAAGAAAATTGAAGCTAAGAAAGAACATAACGATGTACAACTTTACATGATTGAGGATGTCTACGTATTTGACCACTATCGAGATGAATTATATGTCATCTCCACTAATCAATTTTCAGAGGTTAAAAAAGAAGAGTTAAAAACGAGAGTAAAAAAGCGTATTGAAAAGCTATCATCTATAAAAGTCTATGAACAAAAGGTTATAGCTCCACCAAAAAGAACAAATATAACGGCTAATATAACGGATAATGATTTTATAAAAAATGTTAAATACCTAAAACAGCTAATAAAAGAGGGGGATATGTTTCAGGTTGTACCTTCCAGAATTTATCATTACCAACATCATTTTGGAGAAAATAAATATCAATTAAGTTATCAACTCTATCAAAATTTAAAACGTCGTAATCCTAGTCCGTATATGTATTTTATTAATATGGGTGGACCAATTATTGTTGGAAGTTCTCCAGAAAGTTTCGTCAAAGTGCATGATAGCGAAGTCATTACTAATCCAATTGCTGGCACGATAAAAAGAGGTAAGACGGTTGAAGAAGATGAGCATAATGCAAGCCAACTTATAGCAGATGAAAAAGAAATAAGTGAACATAGTATGTTAGTAGATTTAGGAAGAAATGATATTCATAGAGTGAGTAATACAGGAACCTCAAAAATCACAAAATTAATGGAAATCGAAAAATATGAACATGTGATGCATATCGTGAGTGAAGTTAGAGGTGAAATAAAAAAAGAACTATCGCCTATGACTGTAATTGCTAACCTTTTGCCTACAGGAACGGTTTCAGGGGCACCAAAACTAAGAGCGATTCAAAGGATATATGAAGTCTATCCTCATAAGCGCGGTATATATAGCGGTGGTATAGGCTACATAAATTGTAATCAAAATTTAGATTTTGCTTTAGCTATTCGAACAATGTTTATTGATGATACTACTGTTCAAGTAGAGGCTGGTTGTGGCGTAGTGTATGATTCAATTCCTGAAAAAGAATTAGAAGAAACACGTTTGAAAGCGAAGAGTTTATTGGAGGTCTCCCCATGA
- a CDS encoding M42 family metallopeptidase: protein MSEKVLQTIKELTEINSPSGNATEAVNYVKDKAEDLGYPTKLTNKGALLITVKGEDDEHQRCITAHVDTLGAMVKEIKEDGRLALSLIGGFTYNAIEGEYCEIQTEAGQVYTGTICLHETSVHVYKDNHEIERNIEHMEVRIDEKTTSAEETRDLGIEVGDFISFDPRTQITPSGFIKSRHLDDKASVAMILELLEKLKQEDTTLPHTTQFYISNNEEIGYGANASISEKIIEFIAFDMGALGDGQSSDEYTVSICAKDSSGPYHKELKSHLINLCKINQIPYKVDIYPYYGSDASAALRAGADIRHGLFGAGIESSHALERTHIDSIKATQDLLYAYCLSPIKL from the coding sequence ATGAGTGAAAAGGTTCTGCAAACGATTAAAGAATTAACAGAAATTAATAGTCCTTCTGGTAATGCAACCGAAGCTGTGAACTATGTAAAAGATAAAGCTGAAGATTTAGGTTATCCAACTAAATTAACTAATAAAGGTGCATTACTCATTACTGTTAAAGGAGAAGATGATGAGCATCAAAGATGTATCACTGCTCATGTAGACACACTTGGAGCCATGGTTAAAGAAATTAAAGAGGATGGGCGATTAGCGCTTAGTTTGATTGGAGGCTTTACTTATAATGCTATCGAAGGGGAGTATTGTGAAATTCAAACAGAAGCTGGCCAAGTTTATACTGGAACAATTTGTTTACATGAAACAAGCGTACATGTTTATAAAGATAATCATGAAATCGAACGTAATATTGAACATATGGAAGTTCGTATAGATGAAAAGACAACCTCTGCTGAAGAAACAAGAGATTTAGGAATTGAAGTTGGAGATTTCATTAGTTTTGATCCAAGAACTCAAATTACACCTTCAGGATTTATAAAATCACGTCATTTAGATGATAAGGCAAGCGTAGCTATGATTTTAGAATTACTAGAAAAGTTAAAACAAGAAGATACAACTTTACCACATACTACACAATTTTATATATCGAATAATGAAGAAATAGGGTATGGCGCGAATGCTTCAATTTCAGAAAAGATTATAGAATTTATCGCATTTGATATGGGAGCATTGGGTGATGGACAATCTTCAGATGAATATACAGTTTCTATTTGTGCAAAAGATAGTTCTGGCCCATATCATAAAGAATTAAAATCTCATTTAATTAATTTATGCAAGATTAATCAAATCCCATATAAAGTAGATATTTATCCATATTACGGATCTGATGCCTCAGCAGCACTTAGAGCTGGAGCTGATATTCGTCATGGTTTATTTGGAGCAGGAATTGAATCCTCACATGCATTAGAAAGAACACATATTGATTCAATTAAAGCTACTCAGGACTTACTCTACGCATATTGTTTATCGCCAATAAAATTGTAA